In Flammeovirgaceae bacterium 311, one DNA window encodes the following:
- a CDS encoding peptidase M1 membrane alanine aminopeptidase (COG0308 Aminopeptidase N), with protein MTHTHIFPLPFLACLLLFAGSLHAQTPAFSRQDSLRGSVTPERAWWDLTYYHLKVEVDPDQRSIRGSNTIQYKVLQPGQRLQLDLQEPMRLERVLQNGKPLQVEQEGSAHFVTLPEQQQPGSVQRLEAFFSGTPVVAKNPPWDGGLVWSKDARGKPFIANANQGAGASIWWPNKDHDYDEPDSMLISVRVPKGLMDVSNGRLRGIDKHRGGDRTYHWFVSNPINNYGVNINIADYAHFSDTFQGEKGTLDLDYYVLKENLEKAKEQFKQVKPMLRAFEHWFGPYPFYEDGYKLVEAPYLGMEHQSSVTYGNGYKNGYKGQDWSKTGHGLKFDFIIIHESAHEWFANNITNYDVADMWIHEGFTAYAENLYLEYLYDKKTGSEYVRGTRTAIVNDRPIIGYYGVNKSGSSDMYFKGANMLHTLRQLVNDDEKWRQILRGLNKEFYHQTVSSQQVENYLSRQTGRELKPFFDQYLRSTLVPTLEYRFINSILSYRWTNAVPNFNMPVLVTLNGKELWLEPTTQWQSLEEVGEGTRLEVDPDFYVGQQNITVTP; from the coding sequence ATGACCCATACACATATATTTCCCTTGCCATTCCTGGCTTGCCTGCTGCTGTTTGCAGGAAGCCTCCACGCCCAAACACCTGCCTTTAGCAGGCAGGATTCCCTGCGGGGCTCTGTTACGCCGGAGCGTGCCTGGTGGGATCTTACCTATTACCACCTGAAAGTAGAGGTAGATCCGGACCAAAGGAGCATCAGGGGCAGCAATACTATTCAGTACAAAGTTTTACAGCCCGGCCAGCGCCTTCAGCTGGACCTGCAGGAACCCATGCGCCTGGAAAGGGTGCTCCAAAACGGAAAGCCACTGCAGGTAGAACAGGAAGGCAGTGCACATTTTGTAACTCTGCCCGAACAGCAGCAACCCGGAAGTGTTCAGCGCCTGGAGGCTTTCTTCAGTGGCACCCCTGTTGTTGCCAAAAACCCGCCCTGGGATGGTGGCCTGGTATGGTCTAAAGATGCCAGGGGCAAACCCTTCATTGCCAATGCCAACCAGGGCGCTGGCGCCAGCATCTGGTGGCCCAACAAAGACCACGACTACGATGAGCCCGACAGCATGCTCATTTCCGTGCGGGTACCAAAAGGCCTTATGGACGTATCGAACGGCCGTCTGCGCGGCATCGACAAGCACCGGGGTGGTGACAGAACCTACCACTGGTTTGTGAGCAACCCCATCAACAACTATGGTGTTAACATCAACATTGCCGATTATGCCCATTTCTCCGATACCTTTCAGGGCGAAAAAGGAACACTCGATCTGGATTACTATGTGCTGAAGGAAAACCTGGAAAAGGCAAAAGAGCAGTTTAAGCAGGTAAAACCCATGCTGCGGGCCTTTGAGCATTGGTTTGGTCCCTATCCTTTTTATGAAGATGGCTATAAGCTGGTGGAGGCACCCTACCTGGGCATGGAGCACCAAAGCTCAGTTACTTATGGCAACGGCTACAAGAACGGCTACAAAGGCCAGGACTGGAGCAAGACCGGCCATGGCCTGAAGTTCGACTTCATTATTATTCACGAGTCTGCCCATGAGTGGTTTGCCAACAACATCACCAATTACGATGTAGCCGATATGTGGATACATGAAGGGTTTACCGCTTATGCAGAAAACCTCTACCTGGAGTATCTGTATGATAAAAAAACAGGCAGCGAATATGTGCGGGGCACCAGAACGGCCATTGTAAACGACAGACCAATTATTGGCTATTATGGCGTAAACAAGAGCGGCTCTTCCGATATGTATTTTAAAGGTGCCAACATGCTGCACACCCTGCGCCAGCTGGTGAACGATGATGAAAAATGGCGCCAGATCCTGCGCGGCCTCAACAAAGAATTTTACCACCAGACGGTAAGCAGCCAGCAGGTAGAAAACTACCTAAGCCGGCAAACAGGCCGGGAGCTGAAGCCTTTCTTCGACCAGTACCTGCGTAGTACTTTGGTGCCTACGCTGGAGTACCGCTTTATAAATAGCATCCTCTCCTACCGCTGGACGAACGCTGTTCCCAACTTTAACATGCCCGTGCTTGTAACACTAAACGGAAAGGAACTGTGGCTGGAACCTACCACACAGTGGCAGTCGCTGGAAGAAGTTGGCGAAGGCACCAGACTGGAGGTTGACCCTGACTTTTACGTAGGGCAACAGAATATAACAGTAACACCTTAA
- a CDS encoding hypothetical protein (COG2017 Galactose mutarotase and related enzymes): MLHTLENSLVVATFKEQGAELCSFRRKDNGLEYIWGANPDIWGRHAPILFPIVGRLDQNKYVLDGQEYHLSQHGFARDKTWQTAKEGADRILFRLTSDPDTMEHYPFDFELLLEYHLVENKLITTYRVKNIGDGDMFFSIGGHPAFRCPLLPEEEFEDYYLEFEKAETLERQLLHHGLRTGERRPVMQGEIQLPLQAELFKEDALVFEDVKSDYIVLKSAKNTHSVRVDFAGFPYLGIWTKAGETPFICIEPWYGITDKANTEGEDFRKKEGLEHIMTGGQFECSYAITIN, encoded by the coding sequence ATGCTACACACGCTTGAAAATAGCCTGGTTGTTGCCACTTTTAAGGAACAGGGGGCAGAGCTTTGCAGCTTTCGCCGTAAAGACAATGGGCTGGAGTACATTTGGGGTGCCAATCCCGATATCTGGGGCCGGCATGCACCCATTCTTTTCCCAATAGTAGGGCGGCTCGACCAGAATAAATATGTGCTCGATGGCCAGGAATATCACCTTAGCCAGCATGGTTTTGCACGGGACAAAACATGGCAAACGGCAAAGGAAGGAGCTGATCGTATCCTCTTCCGCCTTACCAGTGATCCGGATACCATGGAGCACTATCCATTTGATTTTGAGTTACTGCTGGAGTACCACCTGGTGGAAAACAAGCTGATCACCACCTACCGGGTTAAAAATATTGGTGATGGCGATATGTTTTTCTCTATTGGCGGCCATCCTGCATTCCGCTGTCCGCTCCTACCAGAGGAGGAATTTGAGGATTACTATCTGGAATTTGAAAAGGCAGAAACACTCGAGCGCCAGCTGCTCCATCATGGGCTGCGTACCGGAGAAAGACGCCCGGTAATGCAGGGCGAGATACAGTTACCCCTGCAGGCTGAGCTATTTAAAGAAGATGCCCTGGTTTTTGAAGATGTTAAGTCTGACTACATCGTCCTGAAGAGTGCTAAAAACACCCACAGCGTACGCGTAGACTTTGCCGGCTTTCCCTACCTGGGCATCTGGACCAAAGCTGGCGAAACCCCTTTTATCTGCATAGAACCCTGGTATGGTATTACCGATAAAGCAAATACAGAGGGAGAAGATTTCAGAAAGAAAGAAGGTCTGGAACACATCATGACCGGCGGACAATTTGAGTGCAGCTATGCCATTACCATAAATTAA
- a CDS encoding 1-aminocyclopropane-1-carboxylate deaminase (COG2515 1-aminocyclopropane-1-carboxylate deaminase): MIPPNLSPTPIQPIKDPRLEAAKVRLAIKRDDLIHSQISGNKWRKLKYNLQAAREQGQQALLTFGGAYSNHIAATAAAGKEFGFRTIGLIRGEEYLPLNPTLQFAKEQGMELHYLNRQDYRQKEEAETLQELQQRFGPFYYVPEGGSNALAVKGSAELVAELEVQQYDFIAVACGTGGTLAGIVAGLNRHRQALGFPVLKGGSFMKAEVDKLTQAYNGEVYHNYQLITDYHFGGYAKWTPELTRFINGFSSGHGVPLDPIYTGKLLYGIFDLVQKGWFKPGTRLLAIHTGGLQGIKGFNERFGDLIV, translated from the coding sequence ATGATACCCCCTAATCTGTCTCCGACTCCCATTCAGCCCATCAAGGATCCTCGTTTAGAGGCTGCAAAGGTAAGGCTTGCCATTAAGCGCGATGATCTGATCCATTCACAGATCAGCGGTAATAAATGGCGTAAGCTTAAATACAACCTGCAGGCCGCCCGGGAACAGGGGCAGCAGGCACTACTCACTTTTGGCGGGGCTTATTCAAACCACATTGCTGCAACCGCTGCTGCTGGTAAGGAATTTGGCTTTCGCACCATTGGGCTGATCAGGGGAGAAGAATACCTTCCGCTTAACCCGACCCTGCAGTTTGCAAAGGAGCAGGGTATGGAATTACATTACCTGAACCGGCAGGATTACCGGCAGAAGGAGGAGGCGGAAACCCTGCAGGAGCTGCAGCAGCGTTTTGGCCCATTTTATTATGTACCCGAAGGCGGGAGCAATGCCCTGGCAGTAAAGGGCAGCGCCGAGCTGGTGGCAGAGCTGGAGGTGCAGCAGTACGATTTTATTGCTGTTGCCTGTGGCACCGGGGGTACGCTGGCGGGTATTGTAGCGGGGCTGAACCGCCACAGGCAGGCGCTGGGTTTTCCCGTACTGAAGGGCGGTAGTTTTATGAAAGCCGAGGTAGACAAGCTTACCCAGGCCTATAACGGAGAAGTTTACCACAACTACCAGCTTATAACCGACTACCACTTTGGCGGCTACGCCAAATGGACACCCGAGCTCACCAGGTTTATCAATGGCTTTAGCAGCGGACATGGCGTTCCGCTGGACCCCATCTATACAGGAAAGCTGCTGTACGGCATATTTGACCTGGTGCAGAAAGGCTGGTTTAAACCCGGTACCCGTTTGCTGGCCATTCATACCGGGGGGCTGCAGGGTATAAAAGGATTTAACGAACGTTTTGGAGATCTGATTGTATAA
- a CDS encoding mandelate racemase/muconate lactonizing family protein (COG4948 L-alanine-DL-glutamate epimerase and related enzymes of enolase superfamily) gives MQIDQIDLYQSRIKLKEPFIISLGPLEWAEHVVVVIRSRDGLTGYGECSPFMTINGETVDTCFAVGQLLAKLLLGKNPLQLEECARLMDALIWGNSSIKSAFSIALYDIAAQQAGLPLYAFLGGRQNKALFTDFTVSLSNTQKMAADAQRIKQAGYSIIKVKLGGSGEEDIERISAIRNAIGYELPLRIDANQGWSTETAIATLKALAPYNIQHCEEPIPRWDFMNLPRVKQQSPIPIMADESCCDHHDAARLIQLQACDSLNIKLGKSSGFFNAQKIVSLADAADMPMQVGGFLESRLGFTASAHLALSSNNIIHFDFDTPLMQVDDPVIGGLSYHKNGEVQLPDTPGLGATVDQKFLEGKTSITIK, from the coding sequence ATGCAAATAGATCAGATAGATTTATACCAATCCCGGATAAAGCTAAAAGAGCCTTTTATCATTTCTCTGGGACCACTGGAGTGGGCCGAACATGTGGTTGTGGTGATTCGCAGCCGGGATGGCCTTACCGGCTATGGCGAGTGCAGTCCGTTTATGACCATCAATGGCGAAACCGTTGATACCTGCTTTGCAGTAGGGCAGCTGCTGGCAAAGCTTCTGCTGGGCAAAAACCCGCTGCAGCTCGAGGAGTGTGCCAGGCTCATGGATGCCCTCATCTGGGGCAACAGCAGTATTAAAAGTGCCTTTAGCATTGCCCTCTATGATATTGCTGCACAACAGGCCGGGCTACCCCTGTACGCATTTTTAGGTGGCAGGCAAAATAAAGCCCTCTTCACCGATTTTACCGTTAGCCTGAGTAATACACAAAAAATGGCCGCAGATGCACAACGCATCAAACAAGCAGGCTACAGCATAATAAAAGTAAAACTGGGAGGCTCTGGAGAGGAAGATATTGAACGTATCAGCGCCATACGCAATGCTATAGGATACGAACTGCCCCTTAGAATAGATGCCAACCAGGGCTGGAGTACCGAAACAGCCATTGCTACCCTTAAGGCCTTAGCTCCCTACAACATTCAGCATTGCGAAGAACCCATTCCCCGCTGGGATTTTATGAACCTGCCCCGGGTAAAGCAGCAGAGTCCCATTCCCATCATGGCCGATGAGTCCTGCTGCGACCACCATGATGCCGCACGGCTTATTCAGCTACAGGCCTGTGATTCCCTCAACATCAAGCTGGGCAAATCATCGGGATTTTTTAATGCACAAAAAATAGTGTCGCTGGCCGATGCAGCGGATATGCCCATGCAGGTAGGCGGCTTTCTGGAGTCAAGGCTGGGCTTTACGGCTTCAGCACATCTTGCACTTAGCAGCAATAATATCATTCATTTTGATTTTGATACACCCCTGATGCAAGTTGATGACCCGGTTATTGGTGGCCTGAGCTATCACAAGAACGGGGAGGTGCAGCTACCGGATACCCCAGGTCTGGGTGCAACAGTAGACCAGAAATTTCTGGAAGGAAAAACAAGTATCACCATCAAATAA
- a CDS encoding haloacid dehalogenase superfamily protein (COG0546 Predicted phosphatases): MINKQTALKNNIDSIIFDLDGTLWDSTATVAKAWQSAIDKVDFVNETITQAKVRSITGMAYDAIYLKLYPNLSQEQRNLLMRICGEEELAYIQSEGGVLYSGLVETLTYLKEKYALFIVSNCQSGYIEAFLENYQLHRFFSDQECYGNTNQPKASNIRAVIERNSLKAPVYVGDTMGDYQASQGAKVPFIYTTFGFGEVPEADAVINQFSDLAKLL, encoded by the coding sequence GTGATCAACAAACAAACAGCGCTAAAAAATAACATCGACAGCATTATTTTTGACCTGGATGGTACCCTCTGGGATTCTACAGCCACAGTAGCAAAAGCATGGCAGTCTGCTATTGACAAGGTAGATTTTGTAAATGAAACCATCACCCAGGCCAAGGTACGCTCCATTACCGGCATGGCCTATGATGCCATTTACCTGAAACTATACCCCAACCTAAGCCAGGAACAGCGCAATTTACTCATGCGCATTTGTGGAGAAGAGGAGCTGGCATATATTCAGTCTGAAGGAGGCGTTTTATATTCCGGGCTTGTAGAAACTCTTACTTACTTAAAAGAGAAATATGCACTCTTTATTGTAAGCAACTGCCAGAGCGGTTATATCGAAGCCTTTTTAGAAAACTACCAGCTGCACCGGTTTTTCTCCGATCAGGAATGCTATGGCAACACCAACCAGCCAAAAGCCAGTAACATAAGGGCAGTGATAGAAAGAAACAGCCTGAAAGCACCTGTATATGTAGGCGATACTATGGGCGATTACCAGGCCAGCCAGGGAGCAAAGGTGCCTTTTATCTACACCACCTTTGGCTTTGGCGAGGTGCCGGAAGCTGATGCTGTGATTAACCAGTTCTCCGATCTGGCAAAGCTGCTTTAA
- a CDS encoding hypothetical protein (COG3685 Uncharacterized protein conserved in bacteria), whose translation MATEKFNSLKDLFEHEIKDLYSAESQLTDALPKMAEKASSPQLRKAFETHLEETKVQRDRLEKVGEICGFSVKGEKCKAMEGLIKEGKDMLEMKGDDSVRDAGLIASAQRVEHYEMAGYGTARTYAQQLGLNDVADLLEQTLNEEKSTDEKLNKLAVDRINQKAQK comes from the coding sequence ATGGCAACTGAAAAATTCAATTCATTAAAAGATCTTTTTGAACACGAAATTAAAGATCTGTATAGCGCAGAGTCGCAATTAACTGATGCATTACCAAAAATGGCTGAGAAAGCAAGCTCACCGCAGCTGCGCAAAGCCTTTGAAACACACCTGGAAGAGACTAAAGTTCAGCGAGACCGCCTTGAAAAAGTAGGCGAGATCTGTGGCTTTAGCGTAAAAGGTGAAAAGTGTAAGGCTATGGAAGGCCTGATCAAAGAAGGCAAGGATATGCTGGAAATGAAAGGTGACGACAGCGTACGTGATGCCGGTCTGATTGCTTCCGCACAGCGCGTAGAGCATTACGAGATGGCCGGTTATGGTACCGCCCGCACTTATGCACAGCAGCTTGGCCTGAATGATGTAGCTGATCTTCTGGAGCAAACCCTCAACGAGGAAAAAAGCACAGATGAGAAGCTGAACAAGCTTGCTGTTGACAGAATCAATCAGAAAGCTCAGAAATAA
- a CDS encoding ribosomal large subunit pseudouridine synthase d (COG0564 Pseudouridylate synthases, 23S RNA-specific), producing MKNYQAAPEEEEDDELYEHHRIVADKKQALLRLDKFLMDRLPNVTRNRLQKAITDGFVKVNDAKIKSNYRVHPGDVIIIALPEPPRDSEVVPENIPLNIVYEDDDLLIVNKDAGMVVHPAYQNWSGTLVNALTYHFQQLPTLPGNQGRPGLVHRIDKDTSGLLVVAKSELAMQSLAKQFFDHSIERTYLALVWGEPDPKDDTIDVPLGRSQKDRRVVQAYPEGEGYGRHAVTHYKTLQQLRYVTLLQCQLETGRTHQIRAHLSYRGHPLFNDSTYGGDKVLKGTTFSKYKQFVENCFKIIPRQALHAKSLGFVHPRSGEWVQFESELPQDFKDVLEKWDNYVQHH from the coding sequence ATGAAGAACTACCAGGCAGCTCCCGAAGAGGAAGAAGACGACGAACTATATGAACACCACCGCATTGTAGCCGATAAGAAACAGGCCCTGCTGCGGCTGGATAAATTCCTGATGGACCGCCTGCCAAATGTTACCCGCAACAGGCTTCAGAAGGCTATAACAGATGGTTTTGTAAAGGTAAACGATGCAAAGATCAAATCGAATTACCGGGTGCATCCCGGTGATGTAATTATCATAGCCCTGCCCGAGCCTCCGCGCGATAGCGAGGTAGTACCCGAAAATATACCCCTCAACATAGTATATGAAGACGACGACCTGCTGATAGTGAACAAGGATGCCGGCATGGTGGTACACCCCGCCTACCAGAACTGGAGCGGCACCCTCGTAAATGCCCTTACCTACCACTTTCAGCAGCTGCCTACCCTGCCCGGCAACCAGGGGCGCCCTGGCCTGGTGCACCGTATCGATAAAGATACCTCCGGCCTGCTGGTAGTTGCAAAGAGCGAGCTGGCCATGCAAAGCCTGGCCAAACAGTTTTTTGACCACAGCATTGAGCGCACCTACCTGGCGCTGGTTTGGGGCGAGCCGGATCCAAAAGACGATACCATTGATGTGCCGCTGGGCCGCAGCCAGAAAGACAGACGCGTGGTGCAGGCCTACCCCGAAGGCGAAGGCTACGGCCGCCATGCTGTTACCCACTACAAAACCCTGCAGCAGCTGCGCTATGTAACTTTGCTGCAATGCCAGCTGGAAACAGGCCGCACTCACCAGATCCGGGCGCACCTTAGCTACCGGGGGCACCCGCTCTTTAACGATAGCACCTATGGCGGCGACAAGGTACTGAAGGGCACTACCTTCAGCAAATACAAACAATTTGTTGAAAATTGTTTTAAGATTATACCCCGCCAGGCCCTGCATGCTAAATCTTTAGGATTTGTACATCCGCGCAGCGGAGAGTGGGTTCAGTTCGAGTCAGAGCTGCCGCAGGATTTTAAAGATGTGCTGGAAAAATGGGATAATTACGTACAGCATCATTAA
- a CDS encoding acetyltransferase (COG0454 Histone acetyltransferase HPA2 and related acetyltransferases), translating to MAEIMHYPQLQGLRRWMLMTVDAHSLYEQFGFSPLTKPDRTMEISNPNIYIRSTNQ from the coding sequence ATGGCAGAGATCATGCATTACCCGCAACTGCAGGGGCTAAGGCGGTGGATGCTTATGACGGTAGATGCTCACAGCCTGTATGAGCAGTTTGGATTCAGCCCCCTTACTAAACCTGACAGGACCATGGAAATCTCCAACCCAAATATTTATATTCGATCAACAAACCAGTAA
- a CDS encoding beta-lactamase domain-containing protein (COG0491 Zn-dependent hydrolases, including glyoxylases), whose amino-acid sequence MSRFKKMLMNEEPLLVAPGVYQLTSSIVNVYFIGLPGEEWVLIDAGMPFSAGQIRQAAENLYGLDAKPKSILMTHGHFDHAGSLEELSRIWDVPVYAHPREFPYLTGRSEYPPQDPTVGGLGGQMSRVYTNKPCDVSERLQALPEDGSVPGLADWKWIFTPGHTAGHVSFFREKDRVLIAGDAIITMDMHNPAGLMGKHNGLWGPPEYFTPDWVASLRSIDKIAMLRPKILATGHGDPLTHRGLELDLIQFADKYRPPRHGRYVPEPARYDDSGAVISVPPPANDTLVTVLAGVGAGVIGLIAAYGAVKLNRNRNSKMEERIKVHRTTVELPWNKRMNRPPVGNERYKPVTFTHARRKRYEEE is encoded by the coding sequence ATGAGCAGGTTTAAAAAAATGCTAATGAACGAAGAACCACTATTGGTAGCCCCCGGCGTTTATCAATTAACTTCGTCAATCGTTAACGTTTATTTTATTGGATTACCAGGAGAAGAATGGGTGCTGATAGATGCAGGTATGCCTTTCTCTGCAGGCCAGATCAGGCAGGCAGCTGAAAATTTATACGGGCTGGATGCAAAGCCAAAATCAATATTAATGACCCATGGGCACTTTGATCATGCAGGTTCACTGGAGGAGCTATCCCGCATCTGGGATGTTCCGGTATATGCCCACCCCCGGGAATTCCCCTACCTGACGGGCCGTTCTGAATATCCTCCGCAGGACCCAACAGTGGGTGGCCTGGGCGGACAGATGAGCCGTGTCTATACCAACAAGCCCTGTGATGTGTCTGAAAGGCTGCAGGCGCTGCCTGAAGATGGCAGCGTGCCAGGCCTGGCAGACTGGAAATGGATCTTTACGCCCGGCCATACGGCTGGCCATGTGTCTTTCTTTCGGGAAAAAGACCGGGTGCTGATTGCCGGAGACGCCATCATAACCATGGACATGCACAACCCCGCAGGGCTCATGGGCAAGCATAACGGTTTGTGGGGACCCCCAGAATACTTTACCCCAGACTGGGTTGCCTCCCTGCGTTCTATCGATAAAATAGCTATGTTACGGCCAAAGATACTGGCAACCGGGCATGGCGATCCGCTTACCCACCGGGGCCTGGAGCTTGACCTGATCCAGTTTGCAGATAAGTATCGTCCGCCACGCCATGGCCGCTATGTTCCCGAACCTGCCCGTTACGACGATAGTGGAGCAGTAATAAGTGTTCCACCACCGGCAAATGATACACTGGTGACGGTGCTTGCAGGAGTAGGCGCAGGTGTAATTGGACTGATAGCCGCCTATGGTGCTGTAAAGTTAAACCGCAACAGAAATTCAAAAATGGAGGAGCGCATCAAGGTACACCGTACTACTGTGGAACTTCCCTGGAACAAGCGCATGAACCGACCGCCGGTGGGCAATGAACGCTATAAGCCTGTTACCTTCACTCATGCGCGCAGAAAGCGTTATGAAGAGGAGTAG
- a CDS encoding mutator MutT protein (COG1051 ADP-ribose pyrophosphatase), whose translation MINDLKRLKTLADTGLLYATNEYDRDRYLELQDISYRLLSNISGNKPEELKASFTVVKEYPTPKVDVRGLVLGEDGKILMVRESADGKWALPGGWADIGYSPKEVIIKECREEAGIDVVPERLLAVFDKKMHPHPPEQYYIYKLAFLCKATSFELKKGFDVLDAGFFGIDQLPELSEDRNLKSQIELLYQKALSSDKEAYCD comes from the coding sequence ATGATAAACGACCTAAAAAGGCTTAAAACGCTGGCCGACACAGGCTTGTTGTATGCCACCAACGAATACGACAGAGACCGCTACCTGGAACTGCAGGACATAAGCTACCGTCTCCTAAGCAACATCAGCGGAAACAAGCCAGAAGAACTAAAAGCATCTTTTACCGTGGTGAAGGAGTACCCTACTCCAAAGGTTGATGTAAGGGGCCTGGTGCTGGGGGAAGATGGAAAAATACTGATGGTGCGGGAAAGTGCCGATGGAAAATGGGCTTTGCCCGGCGGCTGGGCTGATATTGGCTATAGCCCCAAAGAAGTAATCATCAAAGAGTGCAGGGAAGAAGCCGGTATTGATGTTGTACCGGAGCGATTACTGGCTGTGTTTGATAAAAAAATGCACCCCCATCCGCCGGAGCAGTACTACATCTACAAGCTTGCATTTTTATGCAAGGCTACTTCTTTTGAGTTAAAGAAAGGTTTTGATGTGCTGGATGCAGGCTTCTTTGGCATCGACCAGCTGCCCGAACTATCAGAAGACCGGAATTTAAAAAGCCAGATTGAACTGCTATACCAAAAGGCGCTATCTTCAGATAAGGAAGCTTATTGCGATTAA